TCCCCAAGATGGAGCGATTACCATGGCTCCTAATGCCACGGTGGCACTAGCCCAGCCAGCACCAGGATTCTCCGTTACCCAGGAGGGCGTCAGCGGCATCCGCCAGCTTCCGGACGGTAACCTCGCCGTCGAAGTATTGTGTGAATATCAAGACACATTAGGCCGAAAAGCGTCCATGTTGGATGTGGCAACATACACACTTCGCCAACCAACCGGTCAGGAATGCAAGACAGTATCTGAAAACATGGTCGCCGAGTACACGACCACCATGAAGAACTGCACCCCGGAAGTGCAGCAGCAAACCATGAAATCAATCAAGGATTTCCAAACGTCCGCTGGACTCAAGTCAGATGGTATTCTCGGCCAGCAAACAGCTATGGCTATGGCGCAAGGTATGGAATTCCAGGAATTCACTAGTTTGGTATCAGCTCCGATATACACAACAAATCCACGATTCGAGATTTATTTCATTGACGAAGTCGTAGCGAAAAATGCTCCAGACACCTATCTTAAGGGATTCGATAGTCTGGACGCTGTCAGGGTTAAGGCAATCCCGTCCAGCCAGTTCGCAGCAAGAGCAAAAAATGGTGGGAAATATCTCGCTTTGATCTATTTCATGGACCAACTTCCGAAGGACACACCGATTCAGATCGGATTATCGCAATTCAGCACCCGAAAGGACACCGACAGAAAAGCGACCATGCAACCCGTGTACTCTACCGGCCGTGATTGGCCCGTCATCGTGGCACCATTCAGCCTTGCAAATACCAATTCAAAACTCTACGCCCATGTCATGGTGAGTGGAGAAATTGCAGGAACGACACAATTAAAATAGGTGAACTCAAGACAATGAAGAAAGTGGGTGCGAAGACGTTTCGCACCCACTTTTTTATAGTAATCCAAAAAAAATGATAGCTTCATCCGTCCAATCTCAAAAAATCACATCTCCACAGGTAACAACCCTGCCCGCTGAAGCCGTTCTCTTTTAGCAGCGATATCCTCCCGAATATATGAAAACTGCGTATTGAGTATGGACTCCAAGTGTTTGTCATGTCGATCTTCCAATAGCTGTCGATGATTACAACTCTGACGTTCAGCCTCTTCTGACTGCGCTCGAAGGTGATTTGAAAGCCGTAAATGCCTGATATCGACATCACCAAGATACGCGGCAGGTTTGCCATCCTGAAGCATTCGCAAATCCAGGTCCAAATCGTCAAACTGGCTGGGCGAAAAAAGGAGGTCAAACCCCTTTCTCTGTCGCAATTCTTCAAGTCTGAAAAGATGACAGCAGCCCGTCACCGAAGACGCGTACCGCCGGTAATTGGCCTGTAACGGAATCAGACATTCTATCGAAGGCTCATGAAGTACGACACGCCCCCCTTGTTTGGTGGCATCCTCACGACACAAGACAAAGCCATCTGCATGTTGCGTAATGCTGGGTGAAACAGCATCCCGCACATGGCAACCCCAGACACCTGCATCAGGAAATTCTTCTGTTCCAGCCGCAAAACCACGCAGCCAGTCGTGTGGAACAATGACATCATCATCCAGAAATACGATCCATTCGGCCTTATCTTTCCAAGCTGCATCTATCAGCCAGTTGCGCGCTGCCGGAGCACCCACATTTACGGGAAGATCGACGACGTCCAATATTCCATCGAAACGAGCTTGAGCAGCCTTAACAACATCCAGACTCCCGTCTTCACTTCCATTCACAAGCACCTTTATGGAAATATCTCCCACCTGTTCACTCAAATCGGAAGCCAGAACGCTTTCCAAGGTTCGTGCGAGTTCATCTGCTTTATTATATGAATAGATACTCACCACACACTTCCCTTCCAGGCGCACATCCCTATTGGCAGGAAAGGCCAGGCTGTCCATCAACAAAAGCGCTGATGTGTGAAGTGGAAACTCCCTCAACACTTCTTGAAGCAACGCCAAAGCCTTGTCTTTTTCCCCCGTACCAGCATAGGCCGTGGCGAGATTCAGCCCAACAATCGAAATTCCGAATCGTTCCAATAAGGATTCATATACCCTGACCGCAGCTTTGCACTTTCCGTGAGCCAAAAGGACTTCTGCCAGCAACAACTCTGCAACCTCAGGTTCAACGGGTGCGACAATCCGTTGAATAAATCCTTCCAGCCAATCCCACTTTGAGAGCAGTCCTTGATAAAGCATAGCCTGCCGCGCCACAGGCAACACCATCTCTCCTCGGGCCGAGTGCATGAAATTTTCATCAAGTTCGGCGTACCGTCCCTGTAAGAAGTACTCTGAAGCTTCAACGCTGCCGTCACCATGACCAGACCTGGAAATGCGCTTGGCAACTGCCAGTGAATATGGCGTTAAAAGTTGCCTGACGAGTGGAATTCGGTCATAAAGCTTCACAACTTCGCCAGCTAACGGAGAATTGAGAGGGAATTCCGCCCATGCCATGCAAAAAAGCCTGGCTCCAAGTTCAATCAACGTAGAAGCATCAGAAGCGCCATTGGCCAGAGCAAAGGCTTTCTGCGCGGCAGCGAGCAGGTGATTGTGGCCACGTGTCCCAAAAAGCAGGTAATCATTCAAAACGTACTCTCTCATAATATCATTACGCATGTGTCAAAAAAAATTCTTGCGAATTGACAAATACAATATCCATTCCAACGAAAAAGACTTCTCCTCTTTTCCGTCTTATCGTATTCTTCCCATCGTCAAAACCTGAACAATAAAATTGGAAAAAATATGCCACCAGTCAGAACTTCCATATTTGAACTTTTGAAAATCGGCCCCGGCCCTTCCAGTTCCCATACTATCGGTCCCATGACGGCTGGGTACGATTTCATGGAGCTGGTCCGCAAGCTTCCCCGAAAAGACCGACTGCGTGCGGACAGACTGACCATCCGGCTGTTCGGTTCCCTGTCGGCTACCGGCGAAGGCCATGGCACAAGGCGCGCAGTCATGTCCGGCCTGCTTGGTTTTCTGCCCGACACATGCCATCCAAATGTTTTGGAAGAATTCGACGACAAGGACCAGCAATTTGAATTGGACCTCGACGGCAAGGCTCTTGCCTACTGCGCTGGTGACATTGTTTTTGATGCCGTCCAGCACGACTACCCACACTCCAACACCATGCTTTTTGCGCTCAACGCCGGCACTGAGACACTGCTTGAGCGCACGTACTATTCCATTGGTGGAGGATTCCTGGACTGGGAAGGGAAAGAAGAGGAAAAACGCGGTGAACCGGCCTACCCATACAAAACTATGGCCCAACTCAAAGAGCATCTCCGCACACACTCCATGCGACTCCACGAACTCATCCTGGCCAATGAAAAAGCCATAACAGGCATGAGTGAAAAAGAAATCTTTGAAAATCTTGACCACATCGTCGAGGTCATGGAACGATCCGTAGAACTCGGGATACAGAGCAAAGGCATACTCCCCGGTCCTATCGGACTGCAACGAAAGGCCGCCGTCATGTACGAAAAGGCCAAAGCTGAACACTTTCAGGGACCGGGTTTCGTCAAGGCTCTCAACGCATATGCCATGGCGGCATCCGAAGAGAACGCGTCGGGCCATTGCGTTGTCACGGCCCCCACATGCGGCGCGGCGGGTGTCATTCCTTCCATCATCTTCATGCTCAAACGCCATATGGGAGCTTTGCAGGACGAAATCCGCCAGGGACTTCTCGCCGCCATAGCCATCGGTTTCCTCTGCAAACACAACGCATCCATCTCCGGCGCGGAAGTCGGTTGCCAGGGCGAAGTCGGCGTCGCCTCAGCCATGGCCGCCGCCCTCCTTGCCTATGCACGGGGCTATCGATTCCAGGTCACCGAAAATGCGGCTGAAATAGCCATGGAACACCACCTTGGCCTGACTTGTGATCCTGTCGGCGGCTATGTGCAAATCCCCTGCATCGAGCGTAACGCCATGGGTGCAGTCAAGGCTTACAACGCCTACCTCATCGCCTCCACGCTGGACGAATCGTACCAACG
The genomic region above belongs to uncultured Pseudodesulfovibrio sp. and contains:
- a CDS encoding peptidoglycan-binding domain-containing protein, which encodes MKIKTGLLFITLLMLLGISSGCVSSGSSTQAPETPVYQPQITGEKVLYPDEQTAVTTLALAKKGILPQDGAITMAPNATVALAQPAPGFSVTQEGVSGIRQLPDGNLAVEVLCEYQDTLGRKASMLDVATYTLRQPTGQECKTVSENMVAEYTTTMKNCTPEVQQQTMKSIKDFQTSAGLKSDGILGQQTAMAMAQGMEFQEFTSLVSAPIYTTNPRFEIYFIDEVVAKNAPDTYLKGFDSLDAVRVKAIPSSQFAARAKNGGKYLALIYFMDQLPKDTPIQIGLSQFSTRKDTDRKATMQPVYSTGRDWPVIVAPFSLANTNSKLYAHVMVSGEIAGTTQLK
- a CDS encoding L-serine ammonia-lyase, translating into MPPVRTSIFELLKIGPGPSSSHTIGPMTAGYDFMELVRKLPRKDRLRADRLTIRLFGSLSATGEGHGTRRAVMSGLLGFLPDTCHPNVLEEFDDKDQQFELDLDGKALAYCAGDIVFDAVQHDYPHSNTMLFALNAGTETLLERTYYSIGGGFLDWEGKEEEKRGEPAYPYKTMAQLKEHLRTHSMRLHELILANEKAITGMSEKEIFENLDHIVEVMERSVELGIQSKGILPGPIGLQRKAAVMYEKAKAEHFQGPGFVKALNAYAMAASEENASGHCVVTAPTCGAAGVIPSIIFMLKRHMGALQDEIRQGLLAAIAIGFLCKHNASISGAEVGCQGEVGVASAMAAALLAYARGYRFQVTENAAEIAMEHHLGLTCDPVGGYVQIPCIERNAMGAVKAYNAYLIASTLDESYQRVDLDKAIQAMAQTGRDMSRKYKETSLAGLAQSVTEC
- a CDS encoding glycosyltransferase family A protein: MRNDIMREYVLNDYLLFGTRGHNHLLAAAQKAFALANGASDASTLIELGARLFCMAWAEFPLNSPLAGEVVKLYDRIPLVRQLLTPYSLAVAKRISRSGHGDGSVEASEYFLQGRYAELDENFMHSARGEMVLPVARQAMLYQGLLSKWDWLEGFIQRIVAPVEPEVAELLLAEVLLAHGKCKAAVRVYESLLERFGISIVGLNLATAYAGTGEKDKALALLQEVLREFPLHTSALLLMDSLAFPANRDVRLEGKCVVSIYSYNKADELARTLESVLASDLSEQVGDISIKVLVNGSEDGSLDVVKAAQARFDGILDVVDLPVNVGAPAARNWLIDAAWKDKAEWIVFLDDDVIVPHDWLRGFAAGTEEFPDAGVWGCHVRDAVSPSITQHADGFVLCREDATKQGGRVVLHEPSIECLIPLQANYRRYASSVTGCCHLFRLEELRQRKGFDLLFSPSQFDDLDLDLRMLQDGKPAAYLGDVDIRHLRLSNHLRAQSEEAERQSCNHRQLLEDRHDKHLESILNTQFSYIREDIAAKRERLQRAGLLPVEM